ATAACGCCGCGCAAACTTGGGTGCGCCTCTTGCGCCGCTATAGCGCCTTCGCTTCCGCCTAGAAACGCGATCTCAAAATACGGGTGGTTCAGCAAAATCTTGATCAATTCCAAGCCGGTATAGCCGCTCGCGCCGATCACGGCTACGGGGATTTTACTCATATTTCAGCGCTCCTAAAACCGGCGGCGCGGATCGCGTTCGCGCGATCTTGCTCATATTCCCGTGCTCCCGAAGCCGCCCGCGCCGCGTCTGGTTTCGTCTAGTTCGTCCGTCGTCTCGAAATCGGCGCGCAGAACGGAGGCGATAATCGCCTGAGCGATCCGATCGCCCTTATTGATCTTGAATGTTTGCCGATCGGCGTTAAACAGGATAATCATCAACTCGCCGCGATAGTCGCTATCGACGGTGCCGGGGGTATTCAGCACGGTAACGCCATGCTTTAGCGCTAGCCCGCTTCTTGGGCGCACCTGCAACTCGTAGCCGATCGGCAGCGCGATCGCAAGCCCCGTTCTTACCAGCGCCCGATCTCCCGAAGCGATCTCCGTATCCTCCAGAGCGTGCAGATCAAAGCCCGCCGCGTTGGCGCTCTGATATTGCGGAATCAGCGCGTCGGGACTTAGCCGCCTAACGCGAATAATCGGATTAGCCAAAAGCGATCTCCTTGCGATGAATCGAGGCGGTTTCAAACTCGTCAATTCCGCTTGGCGCGTTCGCGCGTTCGTTTCGTCGCTCCGACTTTTGAGCGAAAACTTTAGCCGCCTTGTTTTTTCGGATCACTTTCGCACCTGCTCTTTTAGCGTTCTCGCGACCGCGCGATCGAAGCTGTCGCCCTTGGGCGACTCTTTCGCCGCCGCCTGCGCGATAAAAGCGTCTCGCTTCGCGATCGCCGCCGCAAGCTCTTTAGAGAGCGTCTCGCGCGCTTTAATCTGTTTGTCGATAAACGCCTCTTTCTCTTTCGCCGTCATCTTGCGCATATTTTCGGGCAGCTTATCGGAGGCGATATCCTCTAGCTTTATCCGCTTGGCTTCGATTTCCTCTACCAGATCGCCGCCGCCCGTTATTACGCCCAAGCCGTCGCTTTGATTATTGACAAATTTTGAGGTTTCAGCCGCGATGGACGGGCTCGCCTCGCTATAGGAATCGATCTTGTCTTGCGCGATCTCGCGCTCCCTAGCCGCTCCGTAAGGAATTACAGTGGAGTTTAGCTTGCGTTGAATAATGATAATCTCGTCGTCGTAGGGCGTTTCGATCACAATCACCCGCCCGCCGTCTTGCGGGATCGCTATATACTCTCCCTTGCCAAGCCGCGCGATTTCACGCCAGATTACCCGCGTGGAGTCTAACTCGCCCGCCTGAACGGCGTTTATGATAATGCCGCGTTGATTCGCCTCCGCTATGACCTGCGGATATTTGCGATCTTGCTTGTAGTCCATATGCGGCGGCGCGTCGCCCACGAGGAAAATAATGCGCGTTCCGACTTTCGTTTCCGTCCAGCCCATCTTTGTTACGGCTATATCCAACGCCTCGTTTACCGATTCGGGCATGTCGCCGCCGCCCGCGGCTTCAAAAGCTAAAAGTTTGGCGTAAATATCCTGCGCGTCGGCTGTGAGCGGATAGTAGCGAACGACGTATTCGTCGCCTATATCCCGATAGCCGATCAGCCCTAAGCGAATATGCGCGTTGGGGTTTTGATCGATAATCGCGTTGGCGATCGACCATATTTTGCGTTTTGCCCCGTCGATTAAGTTTGCCATCGATCCCGTCGTATCCAACACAAACGCGACGTCGACCAACGTTTTATCGGGAGTTGGTTTTACTACGTCGATCGCGTTCGCGCTAAGCGCCGAAAACGCGATCGTAGCCAACGCGACCGTTATTTTTGTTCTTATCGTCGCCGCGATAGCGGTTTTTGCCTTTGCTATCATCGTTTTATCCTTTCGTTTCGTCGTTTGATCGCCTCTCATATAAACGCTTTTTCGTCAAAGGCGATTTTGACGATCTCAAACTCTTTGATCCCGTTTGGCAGATCGGCTACCACGTCCGCGCCCTCCTCTTTGCCGATCAGCGCGCGAGCGAGCGGCGATCCAAACGAAATTAAACCTCGCGCCGCGTCGCTCTCGACGGAGCCTACGATCGTATATGCGACCTCGTTTTCCGTCTCTAAATCGAGCAGGGTTACGGTCGATCCAAAACTAACGCGCTTGTGAGGAAGGGTGGAGGGATCGACCACCTGCGCCTTGGCGATAAATCCCTCCAACAGCGCCACGCGCTTTTCAAGATGGCTCATCTTCTCTTTGGCGGCGTGATATTCGGCGTTTTCCTTCAGATCGCCAAGTTGCGCGGCGATCTGAATCTCGCGCGCGACGTTGGCTCGCTCTACGTTCTTTAGACGCTCCAACTCTTTGGCGATCTTTTCAAAACCTTTGGGGGTCATTGGCTCTTTATCAAGCATCGCGTTCCTTTTACGCGCATTTTAGCCGCGCCGCGCTTAGCGACCTATAAAACGCCGCGCTTGCTAAAGCGCGCAAAAAAACGTTTAGCGCCGCCGTAAAGCGCGATCGACGCCAATTACGCGCGCTAACTTAACAAATCTTGTCGGCGCGAGAG
The sequence above is drawn from the Helicobacteraceae bacterium genome and encodes:
- the dut gene encoding dUTP diphosphatase; amino-acid sequence: MANPIIRVRRLSPDALIPQYQSANAAGFDLHALEDTEIASGDRALVRTGLAIALPIGYELQVRPRSGLALKHGVTVLNTPGTVDSDYRGELMIILFNADRQTFKINKGDRIAQAIIASVLRADFETTDELDETRRGAGGFGSTGI
- a CDS encoding VWA domain-containing protein, translated to MRGDQTTKRKDKTMIAKAKTAIAATIRTKITVALATIAFSALSANAIDVVKPTPDKTLVDVAFVLDTTGSMANLIDGAKRKIWSIANAIIDQNPNAHIRLGLIGYRDIGDEYVVRYYPLTADAQDIYAKLLAFEAAGGGDMPESVNEALDIAVTKMGWTETKVGTRIIFLVGDAPPHMDYKQDRKYPQVIAEANQRGIIINAVQAGELDSTRVIWREIARLGKGEYIAIPQDGGRVIVIETPYDDEIIIIQRKLNSTVIPYGAAREREIAQDKIDSYSEASPSIAAETSKFVNNQSDGLGVITGGGDLVEEIEAKRIKLEDIASDKLPENMRKMTAKEKEAFIDKQIKARETLSKELAAAIAKRDAFIAQAAAKESPKGDSFDRAVARTLKEQVRK
- the greA gene encoding transcription elongation factor GreA, whose translation is MLDKEPMTPKGFEKIAKELERLKNVERANVAREIQIAAQLGDLKENAEYHAAKEKMSHLEKRVALLEGFIAKAQVVDPSTLPHKRVSFGSTVTLLDLETENEVAYTIVGSVESDAARGLISFGSPLARALIGKEEGADVVADLPNGIKEFEIVKIAFDEKAFI